Sequence from the Oenanthe melanoleuca isolate GR-GAL-2019-014 chromosome 28, OMel1.0, whole genome shotgun sequence genome:
TCATCTAGGAGAGGCTCATTATTTAATCATCCTATCAGATTCCAGTTGTCTATGCATGattaagatatttttgttaTGTTTCTTATTGTAGGCATTCTTTCCTCAATTAGTATTTTCTCCACTTCTAGATCTGAgtgttctttaaaaaacaagtaaGTTTCAACCAAATCACCTCCACCCCATCAAGTGTTCCCTCTTAAAAGCCACTCACCATCAAACTCTGGGAAATAGTCAACAAGGTGGGAATACAGGATCTTGTCTTCCAACAAATCTTTCTTGTTGAGAAAGAGGATAACAGAAGAGTTTTGGAACCATGGATAAGTTATAATGGTTCGAAAGAGAGCTTTACTCTCTTCCATCCGgttctgaaatcagaaaaagaaagccCTGTTTTCACAGAGGAGCActaaaatgtctttttgctGCCTGCACATCCACTCAGACTGCAGTAATTCAGCATCTCAAACACTATACACAAAATACTTTGGCCCCAGGTAGATTCTGGTCCAAGCTGGATCAgcaaatggaaaggaaatgcaaaatcTGAGGGACTCAAGCTTCATTTATTTGCCAAGCCTTTCACATCAAAAGACTTAAAAGTCATTTTATGCTTTAACAGTTGTGTGAGAGGACTGTCCAATGATACTTTGTGCATATTTTGTCTACAAGAAAAAGAGCAACTATTGTTATCTAATAGCAGGTTTTTAATCTATTAGTAAGTGCCAAAATTCAGATTTGCACCTTCAAAGAGTGCTGTCACCACCTCACAAGACAGCAAAGCCTGAAGTAACCCAgtgcaggaaggggaaggggtGATTTGGGAGCACTTGCACAGTGCCTTCCACGGCACAAGGGACTCTGCAACTtcagataatttcatttttcacttgaGAAGTCCAGATGAATTGAATGCCCTCTGCCTTTTCCATCCTCAGGGACATCATGACCCATCAAGGCTCATGTTCCTTTTTCAACAAGAACTGAAGGCCAGAACCAATAATAGTAGCTAATCCAACTTTGCACCAAGCACCTGGGTACCAGCCTTCAAAAAACTACAGACACAttcctccctcttttccttcctcccttctaCAGAGTTCCCACTCTTTGGCTCACCTCATTATCCGATTCCACCAGAACTTGGTCATATTCACTAAGTGCTACTAAAAACATGATGGAAGTCACATTTTCAAAGCAATGGATCCACTTCCTTCGTTCTGATCTTTGACCTCCAACATCCACCATTCTAAGGAAGAGAAGTACATAGAGTATCACAGAGGTAGCTGCAGTTCTCTGAATGCAAGGACCAGCAAACAATGAGAATTCATTTGGTTCTTTACCATTCCAGCTAATCTAGCACAAGGATGTGACAGTTACCATCCTGTTAACCAAACCAGCAAGTTTACAAAACACCCTGGTCCAGAAATACACCAAACTGAAAGAATGGCCACAGGTGAGTGATGCCAAATTCACCATTTTTGATGCATTCTGCTCTGgtttgctcagcagcagccctgagTCTGAAAAGACTGAAAAGACAATTCCTTCAAAACTGTGCTCTGTCACATGagcaaactatttttatttttaattaaagcacCTGCTTGCCTCAAAGCTTCTCCCCCACCCAAATCTTTCTTTAGTTGTTACACTTTTGTTGGAATGTGCTGTTTAACAGGCACACACTTCAGCCTCTCAGTTTCAAGTCCCACCTGTACAGTACACTAAAGTTATTCTGGCACTCACCTGAAATGCCACACACGTGGTTCACCTTTGATAAAATCCTACACCTACTCCCTAGGTCAGCAAAACAGACAGGGAGAGGAgacttctgcatttctgtaaccAAATGGTTTAAGAGAGAGGATGCAGGTTCCTTTATTCCTCTCTGGCAATGCCACACTGTGGTGGGGAAGGGCAGAGAGCACCAAGAACCAGAGAAACAGGAATATTGCTGTGTTCAGCCTGGTCATGCCAGGCTCAGTTGCTGGCTTAAACCTGCAAAGACCATctgttgctgcagcagcacaggcagcaagtTTTGGTGCCACCCTGAGAGCACAAGGTAGGCACAGAAAACCAGCTCTCAAGGCAGGTGCTGGGTACAGGAagcatttctgcaaaataaGTGTCAGCCCTTGGTGGCTCCAGCTCTCAACACACCCCTCAGCTGCCTCACAAGCCACAGTCTCAGcctgagacagcagcagtgcaaTCCTTCCCAGGAAGGACACCAAGATGATTCCCTGGGTCTGAAGTGTCACTGATTCAAAAGCAGGTTCAGTTTTCTGACAGCCAAAACACCAGACCAGCCCAGTTAGAGGAGCACCCATCACACATCCACTCAAACCACTGGGACACACCAAAGCAACCCAGAACTTCTCCTTCCTGAACCTatctccctgctgcctcagttGAGCTGTAACATGAGGACACCTGCAGTACCTGAAGATAATATTCTCTAGGTCAAAGGGGTACTCTATGATCCCGGTTGTAGGGACTCTAACCCGTAGCACATCTTGCTGAGTTGGTAGATATCCTGGGGTAGCAATACGATCCACATCGCTGAGATAGCTGCAAGCAggacagtggaaaaaaaaacaaggaaaaaaggaaaaaccaccTTAGGTTGCAGCACATAAATATACAGATGTAAGAACTGCTACATGAAGTCTTTCTGTAGTGTAATGACAAAGGCAGATGTtgtctgaattattttaaatttggagtggaaaatgaacagaaaatagtTTTGGGGAACAATAATTCAGCAGCCAGCCCCCTTGGAGGATAAACAGATACACTAAAAACAACTTTATCAACTCTGTATGGAGTTATATCTTTACTACAGAGGGAGTTTAACCACAGTAGATGCTTTATGTTTCAGGATCAAGTCTCATCTGAGGTTTTCTACTTATAAATGTAGAAACATACACTTATTTACTTATAAATGTAAAACATCCTCTGTACATTGCCAAACTGCATGGATTTGTAATTAATAAAATGTGAGTTACACATCCACTTACACCTGTAGGCCAAAGACAAACCTGAAGAGAAAGAGCAGCACTCCTGCTGCCCAAGAGGCAGGATTAATACAGATGGAATAATAGAATAATTCAGGCCTCAGGTATATCCTGAAGCACATGTATGAACACCCTTAACAATCACCAGAACACCTCATACtctcaggaaaagcagcaaatgatAAGGAAACAAACTCAGGATTTCAATAAAAAATGTGGACAGATATAATTTGTTAGACCATCACTCCCACCACAGTGATTGTATACTCACTATTTAGCTGAATCAGAAAGTTGATATTCTCTTCTCCTGTCATAACACTCTTGTATTCCAGGGTCATTCCACAATGTTTTAATTGCACTTACATATGGCTGCTCAAATGTCATGACCTTTTCTACATCCACTTCTCGGATCAGCACTGCATTGGCCTGGAGattgaaaagaagaagaaaagagagaaaaagtaaagaaaaaacaagtcTGGGTGGCATAAAAACACCCATCCTGCAATGGCTAAGCAAAGGAAGGACTACAGTAACTaccacagcctgtgctgtgtaTGAGGTGATTATCCACACCAAGGGGCTTTTGCCAATACCCccaataaataaaaaccaaagtGAAGTTCTGCACAAGTTACAGTAAGCAAAAGTTGGCAGATTTTATTTATCAGAACCCCTCCACCATGCCTCACATAAAGCACAGGCAAAGCTCTCACACACTGCCTATTCTCACCACAGACAGGAAAGGGGCACCATCCAGTCCCTACAAACAATTATTCAAAACCAGCTCCAAGACACTGTGTGACCAGTTAGATAAAATACAACTTCAAAATATTAAGGATACTAAgcattaaaaaagcaaaatacgctaaaaaaaaatctattttcctGGCATGGCCTAACTTTCACTGTCCTCCCCctcaaaaagataaaataatttagatcAGATCTGTCTAAAATTAATTCCTGGTCTCAAAATCAGTATGTTTCTGTGGTTGAGACCAAAATTTTTCAAGGAAGGTTTGTATCCTTGGTCAGTAGCtatcagaaaaacagaaggatTGCAGAAACAGAGCTAACTACCAGCATAGGTCTGTGTCTTTTGGGTCCAGCACGTATTTTGCAAGCTCCAAGTTTCAATAAGAACAGCAACATGCAAAGAAATTGACATTTAATAACCCTGAATCCTTGAAATGAGTAAAAATAACACCCCTCCTATCCCTTCCATCATATCCCAACCCCTCCTAGGCACACCAGTGCACCAACCACTCAAAATTGCTCTATCCCTTAACACAAGCAAGTAAAAGGAGTTGGGTATCAAGAAAATGTCATAAGAAGTTTATAGGAAAGATTTCAGGGAGGTTGAGGTTGCAATGCAGAAAgacacaaacaaacaagaactCAAAATCCTCACTGACTAATTCATGCAAAAACTGAGAAACTTACCTTGTTCTGTTCATATTTGTACAGAATTTTCAGCGTTTCCATGGCTCTTATCATAGACTGCATGGCAGTGAAGATGTTTTGGTACACCAGCTTGGTGAAGCCTTTTTTGTCCTCTTCAGAGTAGCCTGAGCCATGAATTATACGCATTTGCTTAATGAAGGTGCTTTTCCCACTCTCCCCAGTGCCTACAGGATGCAAGAGAGTGAGTTAGGAGCCACCAGGAGCAAAGCCCACGACAGATGAAAGCTCCTATCACTACACCCAAGCACACACAACTCCCAACCCCCTTTTTGTCACTTCCCAGCCTGGTAAAAGACAGCCTGGATCGCTCATCCCTGCTACGAACCCGGCAGTGTGGAAGGAAGACACCTTGTCCTTTCCAGCAGCCTTCAAAAGGAGCTGTGGTACTTATTCCAAATCTCACGTTACAGCCACTCCCACACGTCCTGCGTCAAGAGGCCCTTGCCCGTCACACCTGACCTATTCCCAGATACTCCAGCAAGATGCTACAACCAGCCAGGAAGGGCCTGGACACACTCTCAAGCCAGCAAAGTGCTACAGACTCAGCAGTGAGTGGCCAGGAGAAGCACAGTAAACagcaaattttcttttgctctaATTTAGCACAAACTGCTCTTTGCCTTACACACGACGTGTCGTTTCACAGGAAAGAAccaaacacaaaaggaaaataataaatcaacTCTAAAGGAGAGCGGAGCTCAAGAAACTCTTTGCTTATGCATCTGACATGAACAACCCAGGCAGCACATCTGCCTTGCATCCCAAACTACTGTGCAGAGGTTTAATCCTCAGGGCTGgacccagagccctgagtgtgGCAGGATTGCTGCGATGCTGCTCTGGGTGCGAGGGAGTTAAAAATGGCGtctggcagggagagcagagtaGGCCACT
This genomic interval carries:
- the GNA11 gene encoding guanine nucleotide-binding protein subunit alpha-11 gives rise to the protein MTLESMMACCLSDEVKESKRINAEIEKQLRRDKRDARRELKLLLLGTGESGKSTFIKQMRIIHGSGYSEEDKKGFTKLVYQNIFTAMQSMIRAMETLKILYKYEQNKANAVLIREVDVEKVMTFEQPYVSAIKTLWNDPGIQECYDRRREYQLSDSAKYYLSDVDRIATPGYLPTQQDVLRVRVPTTGIIEYPFDLENIIFRMVDVGGQRSERRKWIHCFENVTSIMFLVALSEYDQVLVESDNENRMEESKALFRTIITYPWFQNSSVILFLNKKDLLEDKILYSHLVDYFPEFDGPQRDAQAAREFILKMFVDLNPDSDKIIYSHFTCATDTENIRFVFAAVKDTILQLNLKEYNLV